The genomic DNA TTAGTGCAGGGTTGTGCTGGGTTGTGATGAGTTTGAGTTCATAAATGAGAGACTCCCCTGCATTGTTTGGACTCATTGGAGCCAGTGTGTATTGGTGTCCAAGTATCTGGGACTTGGTCTTGTGTTTCTGAGGGTGGTGCATTCTGTTCTGATGTAGCAGAGATGTTTCTTTACTGCATGATTGCCTTCCTCAGTTACGTGCTGGGTCCTTGAGTGGACTGGAGGCAGAAGAGTGTGGTCTTCTTCCAGAGCGGAAGTGGGCTGAGGTGAAGGCACAGTCTGTGTCTTGCATAGGCTGGATGAAAGCAGGAAGGTTGTTCCTTTCTGGAGGCATGGATGGTGGAATGGAAGGCGAATGAGAATTCTTGCCATTTCCATGACGCATGGCCCgtgtggaaaatattttagtcaacgtgaaaaataaaagaagagacAATAACAGGAGCAGAAGCAAAGAGTAGGCATGGATGTGGCAGGCTGGACCCAGAAAGAAAACGGATGAGAAAGAATataaggaggaaagaggaatgaaggaagagaaaatgaagagagaaaaaaaaaaaaagaaaagaggtcaaaagagaaagaaatagatgaaaaggaagaaggaaataatgggaaaggaagcaggaaaggaaagaatctatgccaagaaaaaggaaggatgtgagaaagaaaggagaaggaagggatgATAGAGGAGATTAGCAGCATGCACCGATGATATCTCTGCATGGTTAATGGAGCTGAGGATGTCGACAGGCTCGGTACTTAGGGACAGTGTGTAAGGCTTGATGAAAAGTcgtgaggaagaggagagacctCTTGCCTGAGGGCATCTCCGTGTTCCATGTCGAGTGTGATAAAATCATGTAGGAAACATACTGgtaaagggaaggagaagggaagggcaggaaaGTGATAAGAAGAGAAGGAGTAAGGTAACAGTGAAGACAAGAAACGATAGAAGTACAAGGCAAACAAGTGCAAATGAAACAATAGCgataaagaagagaaagaagagaaagaagagagagaaagaagagagagaaagaagagagagaaagaagaggaaggaaggaaggaaaagaaagaaagaaagaaagaaagagagaaagaaaagacaaatgaGTTTACTACCATGCAGCGATGCTTTCACTGTATACGGAAAAGTggtgagggagagaaaaaaggaaaaaaaaaggaggaaaaagaaagaagcaaacgAGGAAGGACGACATGGTACAAGAAACTAACTAAGGAAAGAGGATGACAAcgagaataaaaaaaaggaagaacctATAAAGAATATTATTAGAACGCAACAACATTACCTCTAGATGCCGAACAGAACTTGTCCCTATCTGCCCCCGCCTCGGTTAGAGTACCGCTTCCCGCGCTGATGGCTCCGTCTTTTGGCGGTCTCCGCCGCGGCGGCAGCGGGGATGGATGAGCTGAGAGAGGTGGTAAGGGTGGAGACAAGGatgcaaagagagaaaaggaagtatAGACTAGAGAAGGgtatggaaagaaagaaaataagaaggaagggaagaaaagaaaatcagagaaaagaaagcaggaagagaagaaggaaaacgagtaaaaatacaatatttaaaagtagaaaacagTAAGACAGAATAAGGATGAGGGAAATGAAGATGCAAAGAAAAGAACCTATGCGAACAAGCAGTTAaaagacaaggaagaaagatatgaaaGTGGGAAGAAATCCTAAAAAGAACGAGGAGAAGGCAAGAGAGACCCGAGAGAGGAGATGAGCAGCGCAGAGGGAGCGTGTGCGGCGGCGGAGCAGCACACGGTGTCGCTGCAGGCTCAGAAACCGGCGGCCGAGCGGCTCGGCGGCTCCGCCCCGGTGCGGCGGAGAGCCCGGCTGTGAGCGcgggggggcggcgcggggcgggcagGAGAGCCGGTGCGTCCGGGCGGCGTCGGGGAGCCGTGCGGGGCCCGGCCGGGTGTCGTCGGCGGCGGCGACAGCAGCAGCGATGTGCGTGTGGTGGTGGCCCGTGCTGcgggtgctggtgctgcaggcgGCCTGGGCGCTGGTCGGCGGGCAGGTGCGGTACTCGGTGCCGGAGGAAGCCAAGGCCGGGACGGTGGTGGGGCGTCTGGCGCAGGACCTGGGCCTGGAAGCGGGCGAGGCGGAGGCGCGGCGGCTGCGGCTGGTGTCGCAGGGCCGGCGGGCGAGCGTGGAGGTGAGCGGGGCGAGCGGGGCGCTGGTGGTGAGCTCGCggctggaccgggaggagctgTGCGGGAAGAGCGCGCCGTGCGCCCTGcgcctggaggtgctggtggagcggCCGCTGCGCGTGTTCCACGTGGAGCTGGAGGTCACGGACATCAACGACAACGCCCCGCTCTTCCCCGCCGCCCGGAAAAACCTCAGCATCGCGGAATTCACGACGCTACCGGGGTCTCGGTTCCCTCTGGAGAGCGCGTCGGATGCAGATATCGGAGCCAACGCGCAGCTCTCCTATACACTGAGCCCCAGCGAGTATTTCACtgtagaggaagaaaacagtaattcGCGCAGTAAATCCCTTTTTTTTGTGCTCACGAAACCTCTGGACCGTGAGACGCTGCCTGTGCACCGGTTGGTGCTGACGGCGAGTGACGGGGGCCGGCCGTCTCTGACGGGCACGGTGGAGCTGGTGATATCGGTGCTGGATATAAATGATAACGCGCCTCAGTTCAACCAGTCGGTATACAGCGTACATCTGCTCGAAGACGCCTTAGAGGGGACAGTGCTGGTTCGGGTGAACGCCACGGACCCGGACTTGGGAACATATGGAGAAGTGATTTACGAAATTGATACTATTGTTCCTCCCTCGGCCTCAGGTATATTTAGCATCGATGCAAAAAGCGGAGATATCAGGCTGACGGACGCCCTTGACTTCGAAACGGTTGCTTTCTACGACCTACAAATTAAGGCAAAAGATAAGGGGACGCCCCCTTTGTCGGGTCACTGCAAGGTGTTGGTGGAGGTGCTGGACGTGAACGACAACGCGCCGGAGGTGTGGGTGACGTCGCTGTCGGTGCCGGTGCCGGAGGACGCGTCGGTGGGGACGGTGGTGGCGCTGCTGAGCGTGTCGGACCGGGACTCGGGGGCGAACGGTCGTGTGCGCTGCGCGGTGTGGCCGGCGGCGCCGTTCGGGCTGGTGTCGACGTTCGCGGGGTCGTACTCGCTGGTGCTGCGGGAGGCGCTGGACCGGGAGCGGGTTTCGGAGTACGAGGTGGAGGTGCGGGCGGAGGACGGCGGGTCGCCGTCGCTGCGCGGCCGTCGCGGGGTGCGGGTGCCGGTGTCGGACGTGAACGACAACGCGCCGGCGTTCGCGCAGGCCGTGTACACGGTGCTGGCGCGGGAGAACAACGCGGCGGGCGCGGAGCTGGCGCGTCTGTGGGCGCGGGACCCGGACGAGGCGGACAACGGGCGCGTGCGGTACTCGGTGTGGGAGGGCGGCGTGGGCGGGGGCTCGTCGGCGGTCGGGGGGTGGCGTCGGGCGTCGAGCTACGTGTCGGTGGACGCGGAGAGCGGGCGTCTGTGGGCGCTGCAGCCGTTGGACTACGAGGAGGTGCAGGTGCTGCAGTTCGAGGTGCGGGCGGTGGACGCGGGGGAGCCGCCGCTGTGCGGCAACGCCACGGTGCAGCTGTTCGTGGTGGACGAGAACGACAACGCGCCGGCGCTGCTGCCGGCTGGAAGCGGCGGGCCGGGGCCCGGGGCGTCAGGCGAGGCGGCGCCGGGGCCGGTCTCGGGGGCGCTGTGGGCGTGGGCGGCGTGGGGGGCGCCGGCGGGGCAGGTGGTGGCGAAGATCCGCGCGGTGGACGCGGACTCGGGCTACAACGCGTGGCTGCGCTACGAGCTGTGGGA from Columba livia isolate bColLiv1 breed racing homer chromosome 14, bColLiv1.pat.W.v2, whole genome shotgun sequence includes the following:
- the LOC102091615 gene encoding LOW QUALITY PROTEIN: protocadherin alpha-2 (The sequence of the model RefSeq protein was modified relative to this genomic sequence to represent the inferred CDS: deleted 1 base in 1 codon); translated protein: MSSAEGACAAAEQHTVSLQAQKRRPSGSAAPPRCGGEPGCERGGAARGGQESRCVRAASGSRAGPGRVSSAAATAAAMCVWWWPVLRVLVLQAAWALVGGQVRYSVPEEAKAGTVVGRLAQDLGLEAGEAEARRLRLVSQGRRASVEVSGASGALVVSSRLDREELCGKSAPCALRLEVLVERPLRVFHVELEVTDINDNAPLFPAARKNLSIAEFTTLPGSRFPLESASDADIGANAQLSYTLSPSEYFTVEEENSNSRSKSLFFVLTKPLDRETLPVHRLVLTASDGGRPSLTGTVELVISVLDINDNAPQFNQSVYSVHLLEDALEGTVLVRVNATDPDLGTYGEVIYEIDTIVPPSASGIFSIDAKSGDIRLTDALDFETVAFYDLQIKAKDKGTPPLSGHCKVLVEVLDVNDNAPEVWVTSLSVPVPEDASVGTVVALLSVSDRDSGANGRVRCAVWPAAPFGLVSTFAGSYSLVLREALDRERVSEYEVEVRAEDGGSPSLRGRRGVRVPVSDVNDNAPAFAQAVYTVLARENNAAGAELARLWARDPDEADNGRVRYSVWEGGVGGGSSAVGGWRRASSYVSVDAESGRLWALQPLDYEEVQVLQFEVRAVDAGEPPLCGNATVQLFVVDENDNAPALLPAGSGGPGPGASGEAAPGPVSGALWAWAAWGAPAGQVVAKIRAVDADSGYNAWLRYELWEPRGKGPFRVGLYSGEVSTTRALEEADGPRQRLVIVVRDHGEPARSATATLSVSLVEGAEASLAAAGSSSSSGAGLRLSEGGAAATGAAATTNVWLVVAICAVSSLFLLAVVLYGASRWAPRAGVLSGPGPATLVCASEVGSWSYSQRQSRSLCVADGAGKSDLMVFSPNFLPPPGPAAKETQPEPPALLDTPKHPNPDWRYSASLRAGMQSAVHMEEAGVLRGGPGGPDQQWPTVSSATPEPEAGEVSPPVGAGVNSNSWTFKFGPGNSKQGGPGELPDKFIIPGSPAIISIRQEPPNSHIDKSDFITFGKKEETKKKKKKKKGNKTQEKKEKGNSTTENSDQ